The region GTAAGTTAAGTATTAACCTAAGGTTAATTTTCATAGTGCAATAATGGCGAATAGCAAGGAGTTCGATTTAGGTGAGCCATTGACCTACGATCCAAAGTTTTCGAGACCCCGAGAACGGAATCGAAGTTGCACAGATGTGCCATGCCTGCTGCTTTTCGTTCTCTTTCTGGGCGGATGGGTATTCATTGCCCAGTTCGCTTACAGAAATGGCAATCTCAGCAGGCTCGTGGCGCCCATAGACTCCTTTAACCGGGAGTGCGGAGTGGATCCTGGGGTGGAGAGCAAGAGGAACTTATTCTATTTCGACATGACCAAGTGCCTAGATCCGCTAAAAACTCTTGAGGGCTGCCAGACACCGAGGGTGAGTGGTTCCCTTATAATTACAATACATTTACACTAATcgtttaatatgttttaacATTTGTTCCAATTTATTCACAGGTGTGCTTGGAGTCCTGCCCCACCcaaattttcatttataaCAACATGAAGGACTTACCTTTTAAGGAGCTACACAGTAGGCTTATCTGTCGGAGGGAGGAGCACAAGGCCCAGATTCGCACCAAAGAGCACATTAAACAGGCCATTGAGCAGAATCTTTGTGCGAGCTGGTACCCCAACAGTGTTCCCCTTCACAACCGATGCATCCCTAACTGGTCCAACAATGCTTGTGACTCTATTTCAACCCCGACTTCAGGAAAGGGTGGTAAAGAGTTAGAGACCCTTATCAAGGAGTATTGCCAACTCGGATTCACgaacaaattaaaagataAGATGATGCAAATCGACACGGAGCCGAGCAATCTGGTATGCAACACGTTAACCCCTTTCCTCAATGGCAATCAAGCCGCGCGGAGAGTGTGCAAGGATATTGTCCAGGATGTGGTCCATTCTTGGATGCCTGTTCTGCTGGCGAGCTGCTGTGCGCTGATCGCCTCACTCTTCTATATCGCCCTGATGCGCTGGTTCTCCGGCCAGATCGTGTGGTTCTCCATCTTCGGCCTGCTTATCGGCTTCGGGATGGCCTTCACCCACTGCATTTTACAGTATGTCTACTGGAAAAGGAAAGGTAAGGCGAGATCAACGGACTTCGGCATTGAAAGTGTTGTTAAACGCATTTCGCGGGACGAATACACCTGGCTGACCCTCTCCATCTTCTTTGGCGTGTGCTTCGTGGTCATCCTGCTTATTGTGATTGTCATGTGGAAACGCATTCGGATAGCGATTGCCCTGATTAGAGAGAGCAGCAGGGCGGTAAGCAGTGCGATGAGCACCCTGTTCTTCCCCATCTTCTCTTGGACTCTTTTCGTAGCCGCAGTGGCGTTCTCCATTTATGTGGGCCTGCAACTGATTTCCATTAAGGAACGTTCCTTTAGGATGGTGCACGAGGCGGGGGAAAGTAAAGAAGCCTGCGTTTGCCCAGCGCTCGGCTACAAATTGGGTGAATCCTGCAATCCGGAAGTCTTTCATCAGCATTGTATCATTCGGCAGAGCGGAGGTGACCAGCAATCACCAGTGCCGTGCTCGCTTACCGCATGCAGCTTCGACGACTTTGTACTTTCGCCTTGGATTAAGGGTGCCATTTTCTACAACTTCTTCGGTTTCCTCTGGCTGAGCTTCTTCATCTCCGCCTTCAGCTACATGGTGCTAGCTTCCACCTTCGCCCGCTGGTATTGGACGCTAAAGAAGCGGGACGTGCCTTTCTTCACCCTCTCCAAAGCTTTCTGCCAAACTGCTTTCTATCACCTGGGAACCGCGGCTTTCGGTTCGTTCATCCAGGCTGTCGTTCGCATGGGCTGTTTGGTTCTGGAGTACATCCAAAGAAAGCTAAAGGCGCACGACAACCGCGTGACAAGGGCCTTCGTTTGGATAATGCGTTGCTTCTTCTGGCTTCTGGACGCATTCCTGAAGTTCGCCACTCGTAAAGCCTACATTATGTGCGCCATCCACGGCAAAAACTTCTGCACCAGTGCCAAGGATTCTTTCAAGCTTGTTTCGAGAAACTCTCTGCGCGTGGTAACGCTTGGCTTTGCCATGGACTTCGTGTTCTTTGTTTCTAAGGTGTTGCTTTCCGCTGGGGCGAGTGTGTCCACCTACTTTTTCCTGTCCAGTTATccggaaatttttaaaatccacAACAGCCTGGTGCCAGCCGTATTGGTAGCGATATTCACATTCCTTATAGCCCACGTGTTCTTCGGCGTCTACTCGACGGCCGTGGATACGCTGTTTCTGTGCTTCCTGGAGGACTGCGAGCGAAACGATGGCTCGCGCGAAAAGCCATATTTCATGTCCAAGCGACTAAAGAAGATTTTGCGCAGGAAGAACCATT is a window of Drosophila biarmipes strain raj3 chromosome 3R, RU_DBia_V1.1, whole genome shotgun sequence DNA encoding:
- the LOC108025997 gene encoding choline transporter-like 2; its protein translation is MANSKEFDLGEPLTYDPKFSRPRERNRSCTDVPCLLLFVLFLGGWVFIAQFAYRNGNLSRLVAPIDSFNRECGVDPGVESKRNLFYFDMTKCLDPLKTLEGCQTPRVCLESCPTQIFIYNNMKDLPFKELHSRLICRREEHKAQIRTKEHIKQAIEQNLCASWYPNSVPLHNRCIPNWSNNACDSISTPTSGKGGKELETLIKEYCQLGFTNKLKDKMMQIDTEPSNLVCNTLTPFLNGNQAARRVCKDIVQDVVHSWMPVLLASCCALIASLFYIALMRWFSGQIVWFSIFGLLIGFGMAFTHCILQYVYWKRKGKARSTDFGIESVVKRISRDEYTWLTLSIFFGVCFVVILLIVIVMWKRIRIAIALIRESSRAVSSAMSTLFFPIFSWTLFVAAVAFSIYVGLQLISIKERSFRMVHEAGESKEACVCPALGYKLGESCNPEVFHQHCIIRQSGGDQQSPVPCSLTACSFDDFVLSPWIKGAIFYNFFGFLWLSFFISAFSYMVLASTFARWYWTLKKRDVPFFTLSKAFCQTAFYHLGTAAFGSFIQAVVRMGCLVLEYIQRKLKAHDNRVTRAFVWIMRCFFWLLDAFLKFATRKAYIMCAIHGKNFCTSAKDSFKLVSRNSLRVVTLGFAMDFVFFVSKVLLSAGASVSTYFFLSSYPEIFKIHNSLVPAVLVAIFTFLIAHVFFGVYSTAVDTLFLCFLEDCERNDGSREKPYFMSKRLKKILRRKNH